The Tripterygium wilfordii isolate XIE 37 chromosome 23, ASM1340144v1, whole genome shotgun sequence genomic sequence AAAAATTTCAACAGTTGAAGCTATACCCCGATGGGTATGATCCTTATCAACATGCCTCCGATCTGCAAGATCTGCTGATACGTTTGGATAAAGATCTCCATGATGCAGAAAGAAGGATAATAGAGCTTACCCGAGCCTACAAATTGGCTGGAAGGTCACTTTATCGGCTTCGAGACATGTCAGAAAATGCTGCTATGGAAAATGATCCTGAAAAGCTAcgacaagctttacaaaacatcaatctttttatgaagaataatctagttagaatgcatcatgccttatggccaagaccttaaaAGCTTGAGCAATTTTAACCATTTATAAATACTATTCCATGTCTATCTCTGCCAAAGATAAAGTTCTTAGACAAATCAAGAATCTCCTCTTTACattccaaatattcaatttCTGTCAAAGATGAAACCTTTAGGTGAAGCAAAATCTCACCGGTAAAAGATAAAGCTTTATTAGAGGGAGACGAAGCTTTATTAGGGGAAGACGAAGCTTtattagaggaagacgaaggttcccaaaaattccaaaaataattcaactccaataaatatCAATTCTGATCAGTTAACCCTCGAGCAAACCAAAAGGCGTTCCAATTCCTCGAGAAAAGACGTGGAGTAATGTCGCAACTGTCCATTTCCCCGTTATCTATTACAACTTCCAAGGAAAAGGTAACTtctttcatattccattcgtataaatattcaaaagaaagaatcagcagaaaccaatattttcctcaagaaatcttcaaggatggatactcctaactctccacctgcgaaAAGATCTAGAACCAATGagggttctacttctaaagaagatgaagatggaaatgatcatagattcaacctctcccctataagagaAGATGTATATGAGGAcgatcaccagaaaaccatcgaatctctacaaaaagctctgacggaaaccaaaaggagacttaagaaagcaactgacaaagttcaagactacagaaGACAACTTATGGTATCAAAATACGCCATACAAGGCATtcaatatatgtcatggggccgacaagcaagtagtcatgatccagataaattgcacgaagcaatcactgagatcacagtacaacttggttctgttgtagatggaattgacagtgttctttacactctagaataaaattcctgtccattttccttttttccaaattttatttcaggaaaatttctacaaaaattccATTTTATTTGCAAGGTGGGatatttgaattgtttatttcgaAATACGAAAAGACACCATGGTCTCTAAAAAACGGTGCAAccgtttagcttccccacgtttTTCAGGAATAACTGCTTCTTTGAACGTGAACCTTTCATCCTTAAATACACGGCGATAAGAAGGAGAAGACATTCCtgtttcctttcaaaaaatctCTCAAACACTCAACAAGATGAGTTCCTCTAACTCCACTCCTACAAAAAgagcattggatgagaaagagaatctcattccttcaaaacgggcaagaaacgaagacccttcatcttcaaaaaGGGCAGAGGCCAAAGGAGAAGGTTCCACATCTCGAAACAATGACGAACCAGACGATCAgtcgttgaaatatttgtagtaTCTGAAGAACTGTACGAAGAAAATCCTCGAAACTCCATCGAAGGATTAAAAGGACTTCTTGTAGAAGCCGAAAGAAATCTGCAAAACGAGTACGAACGAAACCAGTCTTATACGGATGTGCTTCGAGCGGCCAGAGATGCGCTGAACAGAGTTCGCGATAACGCTTGGGGtcattctcaaaatcaaaacgtttatcgattacaataatctcttttagatcttgccgcccatgttgggaatgcaatgaatatcataaatgatgttattcgtACCTGGACTCGTTAAGAGTTATACCATTGCATATTCATTTCCatgtatgaagtatttatgttttattttgacaaagataTTCTCATTGTTAATCTCATTGCtctgaaattgcaattgcagaaatacttcaacagtcaaaaaatgcaaaaactgcAAACAGAGATGATGAGACGAAGAGCTCTGAAGAAGACGCAACcccaagcaaaatatttttaagtttaaatcaaacttaaaaatagggggcaaagtgtaggggtcaaaatcaacctcaacaaattatatgggtcatgttcaacccaacaacaacataaaagcccaacagaggctagggcccggaagcccaacaataataaaagcccaacagaggctagggccccgaagcccaacaataacaaaagcccaacagaggctagggccccgaagcccaacaacataaaacagaccagaacttacagtccaaaaaggacttggtcttatcaaGGCAGTACAAAGcgatgcaaataaggccgaaccaataactaagggacgaagccgaagataaggcagttcctcgttaaaaggtgacagccgaaactactgtaaactactgcaaactgctgcaaactactacaaactcctccaaactatcgtaaactcctccaaactgttatgaacttctctaactaccacaactgctggtaactgttcaagaaaagcataaaaggagttcattaggagggtggAGGGGGATTCGGTTTTCGGATTTCTTACTCACACtgtattcacaagtgataataaaaataccatatcattctgcaccgtggacctaggctcaaagccgaaccacgtaaaatctctttgttttgtcttatatttgcccattcattctccacaattcgattgtcgataatttacatcaacaatgtTTAATAGGTTACCCGATGACGGTCTGGAGCCAACAGTTGTCAATTTTCTAACTCTTTTATGCTTTGGGGTGTATTTGAGTATTTTAGAATTGTCTGAGATTTTAGTTACTTTTGGTGTGTTTAAAAATAGAGTGTCAATATTTACACACATAAttgtgttggacctatggttctacatgtctaattttgatgatattaaatcatttgtaaatgatattgaaacattaaagtaatatttgatttatgtgaattgAATTTGAATGGATAGATCTTATTGATTAAGTGAGGCTTGTGCCTaattctatgtgaatttgacatATATACATGCTTGAATATATattggaaattcagttttgcaAATGAACtagaatggactaagttaaGGCATCAATTctccaattatcatattttaaccaacttaggtcccaTTGACTTAATttaaacttgaaccacatgcacacgagggtctaatatatgttctaggactataatcatgagaaattaagttcatcacatatatatttggtcatatgcttaaattctgtcaaaactaggtttaatctaattttgtgcatatgtgttctttgtgaacgtggtgaatcaaatgaactccgatttaaatgaaattttgtgtgcaccTTAGTTTTATccctatgaacatatttgaataagtaaagtttaagagaaaatttcatttacactgagtttgtaaaatggTAGTAAGGTTACACTTAGAACTTATCGGTTTTCACTATAAGTGACCtacttgcttggttgagtgaccaaacgatttccgattgttatgaaattttatacgAGCATTCTAATaagtataaaatgatttatcatgaagtaatctgaattttttgggtttttttcaaatataattaacaTATTTCTtgatatgaagctctttgagcttacatgcaattgaggAGTTATATCtcttatttccttgtaggttaatcatcattgtggtctcatatgactcagagttTAGAATGTTAAAGATATTTGAAGTccggtttctaagaatgagcttcgagctctaggaaactatggaaAATCTTATTTTCACCAACTTACCACCACTAAGGTCAATATTTAATGGTGATTGAAACAAGTCTTAGGGCTATCATTTTTGGACATATTGATTTTATCAGTACCATTACATGATTTTATTTGTGCTAAAGAGAATGATTCAACTGTGCCAAGAATCAGTTCATGTTGGACCGAGTATGTCATTGTGCAAGAATTGTGGGTTGTTTGCACGGGAGCTGTGTTGGCCAAGCATGTACAATTGCTTGAGCTGGAAATATTCTAGTCAAAGCTTGTAGAAGAAGTCTCAAGCATTGGAGGGAAGTTTTATTGGCTTGGAATTCAAGAGACAAAGCTAGGAGCTAAGAGACTTGGAGGAGAATAAGCCAACAAGGCTTTCTCTTCAAAGGACCAACATATGGGACCTACTTGTGCTACAATTCAGATTTGTCATAGTCTTTGTACTACAATAGAAATAGCCTATAGTTGCGGTTAAAACTGCAACTATATGTAAACAAAACCGCAGGCAAAGACTTTACCTGTGGTTTACCTTTTTGCAGCCTAAGCAAGAGTGTTGTTTGGCTTCTTCATTCAAGACTTGTGTTACCAAGAAGATTAGTTTGGTGCGACCAAACAAGGCCTTTACCTAGGGTTTGCTTTTGAAGTCTTGGAGCCAAAATGGAAGGACAAGATTGGTTAGTACATTTATATCCacggctgagaattaaagaaggATTAAAGGCTCAGATTTGAAGGTTAATGTGGATCAAATGGCTGCTATGGGAAGAAGTAGAGTTCTCAATTTTGAGAAGGTGTCCAACGGTCACTTTTATGGATGGCTTGGATTAGAGACATTTGTAATCCAATGGTCAGCTGTGCTTGAAGACATTGAATGGCCAAGATGAAGACCAAATAGCAAGATCAAGGTCTGATATTGAAACAACTCTTTTGCTTGTCAAATTGGACTTGAAGAGCAAGAGGATAAACGACTCTATCATTGAGGATCACGATTTGTTTGAGTTTTATATCCTATGGATGAGATTGAGAGCTAAGATTAAAGGTCAAGATTCGacgatggaaaaagatccaatgatGGAAATTACAAGAGCTTGGTGAATCAAAAAGAGTCATTCCAACTGGGATAAGCTTTGTGCAAGAAAGAACCTACCTTTACTTTCAACTACAACCAAGCTTTCAAGCTTTCATCTTTACTACTCCTAATTACTTCTACCCGAGCCATACAATCTCAAGACTTCTTCATCTACTtacttttgcaaagagggagtgcttatCGTTTTAGGGTTCAAATATAGATTTTCGAAATACCTCACTTGAACTTACATTCTACATTACCCATGAGATATTTGTTGCAATTCTTGAGTGTTCATCACCATATTAGCTTAGAGCTATCATTGTGAGAACCTATTCGTCAACATTCGTAAAAGTCCCTTTTGTTAGGGCAACCACCTTTGAGAGGTTGAGTTTGAGGGAGTACTTTGAAACCCTttgtaagagttttgtggagctcttggaaaaccacaccttagtggaggttggaaaatcctaggttggtgaacctaggtagtagatgatGTGAGATTTCGAGCCACTAAAACTATAGCGATTCAAAACTTAGTTATTACttgcaagtgcacgaatcaatagtAGTATAGCTTGACAAATACAAGTGTCAAATCCACGAGGATTGAATATTAATCTATCCTAATTCCAAAATTCACCACAAATATCACCGAATAAGAAGACAAAAATTGTTGATGGTTTAttatgagaaagaaagagaagaattgCAAAGAATAAATTAAATCGGAGGGTTGTATGGAAGATCAAATTGGCGAAAATACTAGGGTTTCGATTTCACCATTTTATTGCACTTAAATCCTttagttgtcaattatcaatttcttcatgcatgtcaaagaccaagtcccctaattcatgtagtagtcgtggcgtctaacttactacgtctATTCTTAAATTGCAACTATCCACGGCGTATAgactagtttaacaaacaagaatGCAATTAAATCTATgacaacttatgtagcgatcacatgaatcctagcatatgaCGTCTATGTCTACACGTCATGGTgttaaattgcaagaagctattcccaatccgagcatggcgtctactacgaattgcatcaaaacaatcaaacctgcatggtagctaagcatcacggttcaatcatcaattaagcacaacaatcaacactcgacataaaataaagaaatccaaaaattgatcaaaccaatatcattaagcacaatcaaGGAGGCTACATCATCCCCCTATCAAAAGGTTTAGTTCCTCATGCCAGATTCACACAAGAAAGTAAAATTAATAGAATCCATGGAAATCTAGGAAATAACACACAAGAATGATGGAACCCGATTGATACACTCTTGCATCCTGAACCTCGTAGAATCAACAAGAAATGGCAAAGGGAATtacagaagaagaaagaacaatGTCTATTATCAAATCTGCTATTACAAACTAATTTCTCCGCTAATATACTACCTAAACCAACTTAACTATCCTGGACAAGTGGCCCCAAAACCACCTTTGGATGATAGACCACAAACAATACGTGTCATCATCTTATATAATGGATCCTATCAACTCCCTCCCACTCGAAATACTCCTTGTCCACAAGGACATTACAAACATAGCAACAATACAAAACAATGATTACCAACAGTTCAGTATATTTAAGACTACAAAACAAGTGCATATTCAAATTTAAAGAACAAAATTAGGAAATTTCTTCACAAATTCTTCATAGTCCTCCCAAGTTGATTCCTCAGTAGTATGATCTTCCCACTGTATTAATAATTGTGTTCCGATAATGTCACATTCTTTGTAAATCCTCCTCTGCGAGACGGCTCTAGGCTGTTGTTGAATAAGACCCTCATCTGTCACCATTGGCAACTTGGTTGTAGGGCATACAGCTGATCCCAAATACCTTTTTAGATTACTCACATGGAAGACAGGATGAATTTTAGTCTTTGGAGGTAACTTAAGTCTGTAAGCAGAATTCCCAATTCTTTCCAAGACTTCGTAAGGTCCATAAAACTTAGGGTGAAGCTTAGAAAATGAATACTTATTCAAAGAAGGAAACTGGTAAGGGATGAGCTTGAGATAAACCAAAGCTCCCACCTCAAATTCTCTGTCAATTCTATGGTTATTTGCTTGGAGCTGCATTCTTTCCTGTGCCAATAACAAATTATGCCTCAACAATGCTAACATTCCATCTCTGTCCATTAAAGCTTTTTCCAAAACATCCAACTTTGCTGTGCCCGATTCATATGTAATTAAATGTGGAGGTTGATGACCATATACCAACTCAAAAGGGGTGGCCTAAGCTGCTGAATGATATGCAGTATAATAACTCCATTCTGCCCAAGGTAGATAATTCACCCATTTCCTTGGTTGAAGACCAGCAAAACATCTCAAATAAGTCTCAACATACCTGTTAACTACCTCAGTTTGCCCATCAGTTTGAGGGTGATAACCTAAGCTCATGCAAAACTTGGAACCTTGTAGTTTGAAAAACTCCTTCCAAAAATCACTTAGAAATACTGGATCCCTATCACTCACAATTGTAGAAGGCATTCCATGTAGCTTGAACACATGTTCAATGAATAAATGAGCTACTGTAACTGTAGTATATGGGTGAGCCATAGCAATGAAATACCCATATTTAGTTAATTtgtccaccaccaccattatcaCTGATTTTCCCTTGCAAGAAAGTATAGAGGTAATGAATCCATGCTAATGTCTTGTCAATTCTATTTTGGAACAGGTAAAGGCTGTAAAAGTCCAGCAGGAGACAAAGTCTTATATTTATTCTGCTGACAAGTTCCACACTCAGCCACCATTTTTCTCACATCCTTCTTCATACCAATCCAGTAAAAACCCCTTTTCAATCTGTGATAAGTCTTTAAGACCCCAGGATGACCTGCTGATGGAGTCTCATGGAATTCAGCAAACAATTTAGCCCTCCAAGCACAACATATTTAGTAAGAGATACAGAAACATCAGCATCAACTGACTTCATTTCTTCACGTTTTGACTTGATCCAGTCATCCTGCTCCAAATGCCTCCTCAAATCATCTAACCACCCAAAATACAGGTAGGTGATAGCCAAACATTCACTTCTACTGCTAGAAGCAACATATTCTATTGGTAATTTAGGCAAAGAAGTAAAACCTCCTTTTCTAGATAAAGCATTTGCAACCACATTTTCTACACCTTTCCTATATTGAATCTCATAGTCAAACCCTAACAGCTTAGACATCCATTTCTATTGA encodes the following:
- the LOC119992741 gene encoding uncharacterized protein LOC119992741, with translation MVVVDKLTKYGYFIAMAHPYTTVTVAHLFIEHVFKLHGMPSTIVSDRDPVFLSDFWKEFFKLQGSKFCMSLGYHPQTDGQTEVVNRDGMLALLRHNLLLAQERMQLQANNHRIDREFEVGALVYLKLIPYQFPSLNKYSFSKLHPKFYGPYEVLERIGNSAYRLKLPPKTKIHPVFHVSNLKRYLGSAVCPTTKLPMVTDEGLIQQQPRAVSQRRIYKECDIIGTQLLIQWEDHTTEESTWEDYEEFVKKFPNFVL